One region of Ardenticatena maritima genomic DNA includes:
- a CDS encoding PSP1 domain-containing protein, with amino-acid sequence MTEQVVGVRFHEVGKLYHFTNATGEAVSPGEYVIVETSRGVEIGQVAKIVPPEEAAHPSTYKPILRRATSHDLVLRKHYEHLANQALKRARMLATELGVRLKLARAEYSFDGSRLTFLYGSEGDVNVKELRRRLKAEFDVMVEFRQIGPRDVARFLGGAGACGLDKRCCSAFLTEFQPISIKMAKAQDLPLVPTEIAGMCGRLRCCLAYEYEFYKDVSKGFPKLGKWVVTEQYSGKVVDRNMLKGTITLQTEEHGRVEIPVENLWVGKSGKPPSEVGCGEPGSSCGGACAAPADADKDADA; translated from the coding sequence ATGACCGAGCAAGTTGTGGGTGTGCGTTTTCACGAAGTCGGGAAACTCTACCACTTTACCAATGCAACAGGTGAAGCTGTTTCGCCGGGCGAGTATGTCATTGTTGAAACCAGCCGCGGTGTTGAAATTGGGCAAGTGGCCAAAATCGTCCCACCGGAAGAAGCAGCGCACCCAAGCACCTACAAGCCCATTTTGCGCCGCGCCACAAGCCACGACCTGGTGTTGCGCAAACATTACGAGCACCTTGCCAATCAGGCGCTCAAGCGGGCGCGTATGCTCGCCACTGAGTTGGGCGTTCGCCTGAAGTTGGCGCGCGCCGAGTACAGTTTTGACGGTTCGCGTCTGACATTCCTCTACGGGTCGGAAGGCGATGTCAACGTGAAGGAGTTGCGCCGCCGCTTGAAGGCTGAGTTCGATGTGATGGTCGAATTTCGCCAGATTGGCCCGCGTGATGTGGCGCGGTTTCTCGGTGGGGCGGGCGCGTGTGGGCTGGACAAGCGCTGTTGCAGTGCGTTTTTGACGGAGTTTCAGCCCATTTCCATCAAAATGGCCAAGGCGCAAGACCTGCCGCTGGTGCCGACCGAAATTGCAGGCATGTGTGGGCGCTTGCGCTGTTGTCTGGCTTATGAGTACGAGTTTTACAAAGATGTCTCCAAAGGTTTCCCCAAACTGGGAAAATGGGTGGTGACCGAGCAGTATTCTGGCAAAGTGGTTGACCGCAATATGTTGAAGGGCACCATCACGTTGCAAACCGAAGAACATGGGCGTGTTGAAATCCCCGTTGAAAACCTTTGGGTGGGCAAATCGGGGAAACCGCCCTCGGAAGTGGGGTGTGGAGAGCCGGGGAGTTCCTGTGGCGGGGCGTGCGCCGCGCCTGCCGACGCGGACAAAGACGCGGACGCCTGA
- a CDS encoding (Fe-S)-binding protein, whose protein sequence is MQEPVRVTLWNIPTWAAIFMYASQAMGVLALIYGLYRRFRLYFQGKPDPRLNNWPRRLWNFLVGAVGQMRLARQTKPGLMHALMFWSFVVLFLGTVLATIDADIAEHFLHAKLLEGWLYRFYEVTLDIFGLLFFVGLGMAIKRRYIDGSVRLSYEWGWSVFLVSLFLINFTGFIIEGIRLQVMAPAWASWSPVGYVFGAVLGAFNLSETALRHLHLATWMTHSVLVAVFWGILPYTPIAHIFTSPLNTIFTRADDRPQALRPIPNMEEAESWGVGALADFTWTQLLQFDACTECGRCQMACPAWNSGTALNPKHLVMDIRNQMLAEGGMPYSAIGGFANGYTNPTVQPGAALVGEVIRDETLWACTTCRACVYECPVFINHVDAIVDMRRYLVMTEGRMPDTVSTALRNLERTGNPWGYAPSDRMKWAEGLDVPEIEEETEVDYLFWVGCAASYDNRNQKIARATVQLLQKAGVSFAVLGSRESCNGDPARRMGNEYLYQMMAEQTIGTLKKFRFKKIITICPHCFNTMGNEYKDFGGDFEVIHHSQLLADLVKEGRLKPEKPLNETITFHDSCYLGRYNGIFDAPREILASIPGVELREMERSRERGLCCGGGGAGVWMETHNNKRIEQIRLEDALAVNPNTVASACPFCMIMFDSGSKVMGLEDQLALRDVAELLAESVGVNTTKSGEEESEQA, encoded by the coding sequence ATGCAAGAACCTGTGCGCGTAACGCTTTGGAACATTCCCACGTGGGCGGCGATTTTCATGTATGCCTCACAAGCCATGGGGGTTTTGGCGTTGATTTACGGCTTGTATCGCCGCTTTCGCCTCTACTTCCAGGGGAAACCCGACCCACGCTTGAACAATTGGCCGCGTCGGCTCTGGAATTTCCTTGTCGGCGCAGTGGGGCAAATGCGCCTTGCCCGCCAAACCAAACCCGGGCTCATGCACGCCCTCATGTTCTGGTCGTTTGTGGTGCTCTTCTTGGGGACGGTGCTCGCTACCATTGACGCCGACATCGCCGAGCACTTCCTGCACGCTAAATTGCTGGAAGGCTGGCTCTACCGCTTCTACGAAGTGACCCTCGACATTTTTGGTTTGCTCTTCTTTGTTGGGTTGGGCATGGCGATCAAGCGGCGCTACATTGACGGTTCGGTGCGCCTTAGTTATGAGTGGGGCTGGTCGGTTTTCCTGGTCTCGCTCTTCCTCATCAACTTCACCGGCTTCATTATTGAAGGTATTCGCTTGCAGGTTATGGCGCCGGCTTGGGCGTCCTGGTCGCCTGTGGGATATGTCTTTGGCGCGGTATTGGGCGCTTTCAACCTGAGTGAAACCGCATTGCGCCATTTGCACCTTGCCACCTGGATGACCCACTCGGTGCTGGTGGCAGTCTTCTGGGGAATTTTGCCCTACACCCCCATCGCGCACATTTTCACAAGCCCGCTCAACACCATCTTCACCCGCGCCGACGATCGCCCGCAAGCCTTGCGCCCCATCCCCAACATGGAAGAAGCCGAGTCGTGGGGCGTGGGCGCGCTCGCTGATTTCACCTGGACGCAACTGTTGCAATTCGACGCCTGTACCGAGTGTGGCCGCTGCCAGATGGCATGCCCCGCCTGGAATAGCGGCACGGCGCTCAACCCCAAGCATCTGGTCATGGATATTCGCAACCAAATGCTCGCCGAAGGCGGCATGCCCTACTCCGCGATTGGTGGGTTTGCCAACGGCTACACCAACCCGACTGTTCAGCCGGGGGCGGCGCTGGTTGGCGAGGTGATTCGCGATGAGACGTTGTGGGCGTGCACGACGTGCCGCGCGTGTGTGTACGAATGCCCCGTCTTCATCAACCATGTGGACGCCATCGTTGATATGCGCCGCTACCTGGTGATGACCGAAGGGCGCATGCCTGACACCGTGAGCACTGCGTTGCGCAACCTGGAACGCACCGGCAACCCGTGGGGGTATGCACCCAGCGACCGCATGAAGTGGGCGGAAGGGCTTGACGTGCCCGAAATCGAGGAAGAGACCGAAGTGGATTACCTCTTCTGGGTGGGGTGCGCCGCCAGTTACGACAACCGCAACCAGAAAATCGCCCGCGCTACCGTCCAACTGTTGCAAAAAGCGGGTGTCAGTTTTGCTGTGCTGGGGTCGCGCGAAAGCTGCAACGGCGACCCGGCGCGCCGCATGGGGAACGAATACCTCTACCAGATGATGGCGGAACAGACCATCGGCACGCTCAAAAAGTTCCGCTTCAAGAAAATCATCACCATTTGCCCACACTGCTTCAACACCATGGGCAACGAATACAAAGACTTTGGGGGCGACTTTGAAGTCATCCACCACAGCCAGCTCCTCGCTGATTTGGTCAAGGAAGGGCGGCTCAAACCGGAAAAACCGCTCAACGAAACCATCACATTCCACGATTCCTGCTACCTGGGGCGCTACAACGGCATTTTCGACGCGCCGCGTGAAATCCTTGCCAGCATTCCGGGCGTCGAATTGCGCGAGATGGAGCGTAGCCGCGAACGCGGGCTTTGCTGTGGCGGTGGCGGCGCCGGCGTCTGGATGGAGACGCACAACAACAAGCGCATCGAGCAAATTCGCCTGGAAGATGCGCTCGCCGTCAACCCCAACACGGTGGCGTCGGCGTGCCCCTTCTGCATGATCATGTTCGACTCCGGAAGCAAAGTGATGGGGCTGGAAGACCAACTCGCCCTGCGCGACGTTGCTGAACTGCTTGCCGAGTCGGTAGGGGTGAATACGACAAAGAGCGGCGAGGAAGAGAGCGAACAAGCCTAA
- a CDS encoding site-2 protease family protein: MLLIGLEAPELLLYLLTAFLVSFTLHETAHAFVAYLLGDPTAKEQGRLTLNPLAHLSPIGTLLLLTVGLGWGKPVPVDPFRFKRLSPKVGMGLVALAGPVVNFALALLVAVPLHLKLLPYTPMRVGPLLVSWGEFAAWFFWLNMTLAVFNLIPFGPLDGARILAAFLPDWWFFFSARIELYLLGLFFALILIDRFTGTGLLARLIAPIGCQSWWWLVGYTPPFPFCGML, from the coding sequence ATGTTGCTGATTGGCTTGGAAGCCCCTGAACTGTTGTTGTACTTGCTCACCGCTTTTCTTGTCAGTTTCACCTTGCATGAAACAGCACATGCCTTTGTCGCCTACCTGTTGGGCGACCCCACCGCCAAAGAACAGGGGCGGCTCACGCTCAACCCCCTGGCGCACCTTTCCCCCATCGGGACGCTGCTCCTGTTGACGGTTGGCTTGGGGTGGGGCAAACCGGTGCCGGTGGACCCGTTCCGCTTCAAGCGGCTTTCGCCCAAGGTGGGCATGGGGCTGGTGGCGTTGGCGGGTCCGGTGGTCAATTTCGCGCTAGCGTTGCTGGTGGCTGTGCCCCTGCATTTGAAACTCCTGCCGTACACGCCCATGCGGGTTGGGCCTTTGCTTGTTTCGTGGGGGGAATTCGCCGCCTGGTTCTTCTGGCTCAACATGACGCTCGCCGTCTTCAACCTCATTCCTTTTGGCCCGCTGGACGGCGCGCGTATTTTGGCCGCTTTTTTACCCGATTGGTGGTTCTTTTTCAGTGCACGCATCGAACTCTACTTGCTGGGGCTCTTCTTCGCCCTCATTCTGATAGACCGCTTTACAGGAACAGGCTTGCTCGCCCGCCTGATTGCGCCGATTGGCTGCCAATCGTGGTGGTGGCTGGTGGGCTATACGCCGCCTTTCCCGTTTTGCGGCATGCTCTAA
- a CDS encoding NUDIX domain-containing protein, with amino-acid sequence MKQIAWQDLLYPFWKHIPDTLRRWLIWLATGKFIVGVSAVCLNEANEVLLLKHRFHGRHPWGLPGGWLARGESPFTAILREVREETGLDAVIEDVLYADGDGARIEIVVLCRVNGRDVRVQRSEILAYRWVNPAAPGVVLHPPQAYALAVVAARLQERAAPTYPIHADEAAYRMRRLRDWWHGRAHVDDEARES; translated from the coding sequence ATGAAACAGATTGCATGGCAAGACCTGCTCTATCCATTTTGGAAGCATATCCCCGACACGTTGCGGCGCTGGCTGATTTGGCTGGCGACGGGCAAGTTCATTGTCGGCGTCAGCGCCGTCTGCCTGAACGAAGCCAACGAGGTGCTTCTGCTCAAACACCGCTTCCACGGGCGGCACCCGTGGGGATTGCCCGGCGGCTGGCTGGCGCGCGGCGAATCGCCTTTCACCGCCATCTTGCGCGAAGTGCGCGAAGAAACGGGGTTGGACGCGGTCATCGAGGATGTGCTCTACGCCGACGGGGACGGCGCGCGCATCGAGATTGTGGTGCTCTGCCGCGTGAATGGGCGCGATGTGCGCGTTCAGCGGAGCGAAATCCTGGCGTACCGCTGGGTCAACCCCGCGGCGCCTGGCGTTGTCCTGCATCCACCGCAGGCGTATGCGCTGGCGGTTGTGGCGGCACGTTTGCAAGAGCGTGCCGCGCCAACGTATCCCATCCATGCCGACGAAGCCGCGTACCGCATGCGCCGCTTGCGCGATTGGTGGCATGGGCGCGCCCACGTGGACGACGAGGCGAGGGAGTCTTGA
- a CDS encoding DUF368 domain-containing protein has translation MAQAETTWTLQTRRRTWREYALLVLKGMLMGSADVVPGVSGGTMAFILGIYEELVLSIRAAARPPFWRALLRGRLREALEAVNAPFLIAVGSGIGLAVLSLARILEWLLENKPVYVWSFFFGLVLASVVTVSSRVRRWTPTLGVLLVAGALFAYWLVGAVPLQTPNDWWFLILSGALAICAMILPGISGAFILVLLGKYQYVLSAVNNRDIVTIGLVGLGAAIGIVSFAQILGWLFKRYHDATVAVLIGLMVGSLRKIWPWKETVEYITGSHGEIIPTVQRNIVPPLTVNGGVNGEVVVAVVLALLGFGAVVFIERYLAGEETSTRTDA, from the coding sequence ATGGCACAGGCTGAAACAACATGGACACTGCAAACACGCCGGCGCACATGGCGCGAATACGCCCTGTTGGTGCTCAAAGGCATGCTCATGGGGTCCGCCGACGTGGTGCCCGGCGTCTCAGGCGGCACGATGGCGTTCATCCTCGGCATTTATGAGGAACTGGTGCTCAGCATTCGCGCGGCGGCACGCCCCCCATTTTGGCGCGCGTTGCTTCGTGGGCGTCTGCGTGAGGCGCTGGAAGCGGTGAACGCCCCCTTCCTGATCGCCGTCGGCAGTGGGATTGGGCTGGCGGTGTTGTCGCTGGCGCGCATTCTGGAATGGCTGTTGGAAAACAAGCCCGTTTATGTGTGGAGTTTCTTCTTCGGGCTGGTGCTGGCGTCGGTGGTCACGGTGAGCAGTCGCGTGCGCCGCTGGACGCCCACGCTGGGCGTGTTGCTGGTGGCGGGGGCGCTCTTTGCCTACTGGCTGGTGGGGGCGGTCCCCTTGCAGACGCCCAACGATTGGTGGTTCCTGATTTTGAGCGGGGCGCTTGCCATTTGCGCCATGATTTTGCCGGGCATTTCAGGGGCGTTCATTCTGGTGTTGCTGGGCAAATACCAATACGTCCTTAGCGCGGTCAACAACCGCGACATTGTGACGATTGGGCTGGTGGGGCTGGGCGCCGCCATTGGGATTGTGTCGTTTGCGCAAATTCTGGGCTGGCTTTTCAAACGCTACCACGATGCCACGGTGGCTGTGCTCATCGGGCTGATGGTAGGGAGTTTGCGCAAAATCTGGCCGTGGAAGGAAACGGTGGAATACATTACCGGCTCGCATGGGGAGATCATTCCCACGGTGCAGCGCAACATTGTGCCGCCCTTGACGGTGAACGGGGGCGTCAACGGTGAGGTGGTGGTTGCCGTGGTGTTGGCGTTGCTGGGGTTTGGAGCGGTGGTCTTTATCGAGCGCTACCTGGCAGGCGAGGAAACCTCAACGCGCACGGACGCGTAG
- a CDS encoding secondary thiamine-phosphate synthase enzyme YjbQ — MTFTGTLHLQTKGDTDIHDITDAVADLVAQSGISNGIVCIFSPSSTSGITTLEYESGAIADLKRTFEELVPQNRDYRHNLRWGDGNGHSHVRAALLGPSLSVPLIGGRLRLGTWQQIIFVDFDNRPRRREIVVQVVGE; from the coding sequence ATGACGTTCACCGGTACACTGCACCTGCAAACAAAAGGCGATACCGATATTCACGATATCACCGACGCCGTTGCCGACCTTGTTGCCCAGAGTGGCATCAGCAACGGCATCGTCTGCATCTTCTCGCCCAGTTCAACCAGTGGCATCACCACCCTTGAATACGAAAGCGGCGCCATTGCCGACTTGAAACGCACGTTTGAAGAACTGGTGCCCCAAAACCGCGACTATCGCCACAACCTGCGCTGGGGCGACGGCAACGGGCATAGCCACGTGCGCGCGGCGCTGTTGGGTCCCAGTTTGAGCGTGCCGCTCATCGGCGGGCGTTTGCGGTTGGGCACATGGCAGCAAATCATTTTCGTGGATTTCGATAACCGCCCCCGTCGCCGCGAGATTGTGGTACAGGTTGTGGGAGAATGA
- a CDS encoding lysophospholipid acyltransferase family protein yields the protein MKRINLYWQIRGVLRLLFRLGNWHVHGVEHVPLGGPLLIVVNHISAFEAPLVAATLQIGPIAVLAKAEFAHPLNPLGWLMRTMDVIFVHRGEVDRHAIKAALQVLRAGGILGLAPEGTRSKTGGLQRGREGAAYLALQSGAPILPVGVWGQERIPQDLLHLRRPTYHVRFGPVFTLEYDRARPKRQQLAEATDVIMRRLAVLLPPAYRGVYADVEETSGGSQ from the coding sequence ATGAAGCGCATCAATCTCTACTGGCAAATTCGGGGGGTGTTGCGCCTCTTGTTTCGCCTGGGAAACTGGCATGTGCACGGCGTCGAACATGTGCCGCTGGGCGGCCCTTTGCTGATTGTGGTCAATCACATCAGCGCGTTTGAAGCGCCTTTGGTGGCGGCGACGCTTCAGATTGGACCTATCGCGGTGCTTGCCAAAGCCGAATTTGCGCATCCCCTCAACCCGCTGGGCTGGCTTATGCGCACCATGGACGTGATTTTCGTGCACCGCGGCGAAGTTGACCGCCACGCGATCAAAGCCGCCTTGCAGGTGTTGCGCGCGGGGGGCATCTTGGGGCTGGCGCCCGAAGGCACGCGCAGTAAAACGGGGGGCTTGCAACGTGGGCGCGAAGGGGCGGCGTACCTCGCGTTGCAGAGTGGCGCGCCCATCTTGCCGGTGGGCGTCTGGGGGCAGGAACGCATCCCGCAAGACCTGTTGCACCTGCGCCGCCCAACATACCACGTGCGCTTTGGTCCCGTTTTTACCCTCGAATACGACCGTGCGCGTCCCAAGCGCCAGCAACTCGCCGAAGCCACCGATGTGATTATGCGGCGCTTAGCGGTTTTGTTGCCGCCTGCGTATCGCGGGGTGTATGCCGATGTTGAAGAAACAAGCGGAGGAAGCCAATGA
- a CDS encoding helix-turn-helix domain-containing protein: MFGLYLKTLRERAGISQEALAEEAGISSAYISQIESGQRNPPSPPILREMAGPLGVEYPVLLYAAGYLRDEDLYALLLRAFEELFQIGAGREALDTLLRDLVERWVALDEEERRARLELTDAEHIGELLMEEILRRQRDLILEAIFRNIPEDREDEATP, encoded by the coding sequence ATGTTCGGACTTTACCTCAAAACGTTGCGCGAACGGGCGGGCATTTCGCAAGAAGCCCTCGCCGAAGAAGCGGGCATTTCCAGCGCCTACATCTCCCAAATCGAAAGCGGGCAGCGCAACCCCCCATCGCCGCCCATTTTGCGCGAAATGGCGGGACCGCTGGGGGTGGAATACCCCGTTTTGCTCTATGCGGCGGGCTATTTGCGCGATGAAGACCTCTACGCGCTGCTCTTGCGTGCTTTTGAAGAACTCTTCCAAATTGGCGCTGGGCGCGAAGCCCTCGACACCCTCTTGCGCGACCTGGTGGAGCGCTGGGTCGCACTCGACGAAGAAGAGCGCCGCGCCCGCCTTGAACTGACGGACGCCGAGCACATTGGCGAATTGCTTATGGAAGAAATCCTGCGGCGTCAGCGCGACCTCATTCTCGAAGCCATTTTCCGCAACATTCCCGAAGACCGCGAGGACGAAGCGACGCCATGA
- a CDS encoding O-antigen ligase family protein has translation MKRVWLANISLERVLGAAALLGTAYVLATFPLSTAVVLLGGVGFTLVVLVRPVWALYALPFLVPFPLREVRVGPATVGGLEALLALFIAAWLARGLARREIIVRAPPLSLPLALLLGSMLLSLVNAFSLSAAAKELVKWLEVAALYTIAWHELRRRDLLIIVLALLTAGALAAAQGIYQSVFRVGPPGFLFPLAGRLWLRAYGTFAQPNPYAGYLGLTLPLAYGLLLAGLGALPQRDDGVPLLVRSVVLGYAALTGALMVLALFFSLSRGAWIGAAAAVLVVSMLLSRRAFVGTLLAGVAGALFLALGGWAYVPLPIRERLTDFLPYVGLVDVRAIEVNDRTFAIVERLAHWYAAVGMFADFPWLGGGIGNYAARYPMYKLPPWDDPLGHAHNIYLNVAAETGLVGLSAYLLFWAAALWLAWRAVRQTTGLWRGMAIGALGAFVHLSAHNFFDNLYVHGMYVQVALLLAIVAVLVDNRGSGWHEQETVKQPSTH, from the coding sequence ATGAAGCGCGTTTGGCTGGCAAACATATCCCTGGAAAGAGTGCTCGGCGCGGCGGCGCTGTTGGGAACCGCCTACGTGCTGGCAACCTTCCCGCTGAGCACCGCCGTCGTCCTGCTCGGCGGGGTGGGCTTCACGCTGGTGGTGTTGGTGCGCCCCGTCTGGGCGCTCTACGCGCTCCCCTTCCTCGTCCCCTTCCCCCTGCGCGAAGTGCGTGTTGGTCCGGCAACGGTGGGTGGGTTGGAAGCCTTGCTGGCGCTTTTCATCGCGGCGTGGTTGGCGCGTGGGCTGGCGCGGCGCGAAATCATCGTGCGCGCGCCCCCGCTGAGTCTGCCGCTGGCGCTGTTGCTGGGGAGCATGTTGTTGTCGCTGGTCAACGCTTTTTCGCTCAGCGCGGCGGCAAAGGAACTCGTCAAATGGCTGGAAGTCGCGGCGCTGTACACGATTGCGTGGCATGAATTGCGGCGGCGCGACCTGCTCATCATCGTGCTGGCGTTGCTGACGGCGGGCGCACTGGCGGCGGCGCAGGGCATCTACCAGTCGGTTTTCCGCGTTGGACCGCCGGGCTTTCTCTTCCCGCTGGCGGGGCGGCTCTGGTTGCGCGCCTATGGCACATTTGCACAACCCAACCCCTACGCGGGCTATCTCGGCTTGACCTTGCCGCTGGCGTATGGGCTTCTGCTGGCGGGGTTGGGCGCACTCCCCCAACGCGATGACGGCGTTCCGCTTCTGGTACGCTCGGTCGTGCTGGGCTATGCCGCCCTCACAGGGGCGCTCATGGTGTTGGCGCTCTTTTTCAGTCTGTCGCGCGGGGCGTGGATTGGGGCGGCGGCGGCGGTGCTGGTGGTCAGCATGTTGCTCAGCCGCCGGGCGTTTGTGGGCACCCTGTTGGCGGGCGTTGCCGGGGCGCTCTTTTTGGCGCTTGGCGGGTGGGCGTATGTGCCGCTACCAATCCGCGAACGCCTGACCGACTTTTTGCCCTACGTTGGGCTGGTTGACGTGCGCGCCATTGAGGTGAACGACCGCACCTTTGCCATTGTGGAACGCCTGGCGCACTGGTATGCCGCTGTGGGCATGTTCGCCGATTTTCCCTGGCTGGGGGGCGGGATTGGCAACTACGCCGCCCGCTACCCCATGTACAAACTCCCCCCGTGGGATGACCCGCTGGGGCATGCCCACAACATCTACCTGAATGTTGCCGCCGAAACGGGATTGGTGGGGCTGAGCGCCTATCTGCTCTTTTGGGCGGCGGCGCTCTGGCTTGCCTGGCGCGCCGTGCGGCAGACCACGGGGCTGTGGCGCGGTATGGCGATTGGCGCGCTGGGGGCGTTTGTGCATCTGAGCGCCCACAACTTTTTCGACAACCTTTATGTGCATGGCATGTATGTGCAGGTGGCGTTGTTGCTTGCGATTGTCGCGGTGCTTGTGGATAATCGCGGCAGTGGGTGGCACGAGCAGGAAACAGTGAAACAACCTTCAACACATTGA
- a CDS encoding MFS transporter, whose product MRDILRNRLFLAISIGHMMVDVLNSAIPIILATLAIQLGLRNEQLGLAALVYSFGGSLTQPLFGYVADRWGSRWLAAGGLWWMAGFYLIAALLSPQAAFVVLLLVGLGSAAYHPQATMNARLASGDMAASGTSLFFLFGQLGLAGGPLVAGVLLKQVGLSATLLVLGAPALLVGFWIWRVVVPRHTDAAAATRKRTATTSALRLAWPVMAAFVLLLVFRMWPQAATQTFLPKLMGDAGISPDRYGFTLSFLMAGAAIGGVLGGYLADRWSAKWTMVLSLALSALPLWVYLQLPLTHPLVPVLVGMAGLLLGASHSILVLMAQSMLPNRMALASGLVLGFMFSAGSAGGYLTGRLADIIGLHAALEWLALVALAGAACALFMPRRRELEAAALQQQLAQPVAGE is encoded by the coding sequence ATGCGTGATATTTTGCGAAACCGGCTTTTTTTGGCGATTTCCATCGGGCACATGATGGTGGATGTTCTCAACAGCGCCATTCCCATCATTTTGGCAACGCTTGCCATTCAACTGGGATTGCGCAACGAGCAATTGGGCTTGGCGGCGCTCGTCTATTCGTTCGGCGGTTCGCTTACCCAACCATTGTTTGGCTACGTTGCTGACCGCTGGGGCAGCCGCTGGCTGGCGGCTGGCGGGCTCTGGTGGATGGCGGGCTTTTACCTCATCGCCGCCTTGCTTTCTCCACAAGCGGCGTTTGTTGTGCTCTTGCTGGTCGGGTTGGGGTCGGCGGCGTACCACCCGCAAGCCACCATGAATGCGCGGCTGGCGTCGGGAGACATGGCGGCGAGTGGGACGAGCCTGTTCTTCCTATTTGGGCAGTTGGGGCTAGCGGGTGGTCCTTTGGTGGCGGGGGTGTTGCTCAAGCAAGTGGGGCTTTCCGCAACGTTGTTGGTGTTGGGGGCGCCGGCGCTGCTCGTCGGTTTCTGGATTTGGCGCGTGGTTGTGCCACGGCATACGGACGCGGCGGCGGCGACGCGCAAGCGGACAGCAACAACGTCGGCGTTGCGCCTTGCCTGGCCTGTGATGGCGGCATTCGTCTTGTTGCTGGTGTTCCGCATGTGGCCCCAAGCGGCAACGCAAACCTTCTTGCCCAAACTCATGGGCGACGCGGGCATTTCCCCCGATCGATACGGGTTTACGCTCTCGTTTCTCATGGCAGGCGCGGCGATTGGCGGCGTGTTGGGCGGCTACCTCGCCGACCGCTGGTCGGCAAAATGGACGATGGTGCTCTCCCTGGCGTTGAGCGCCCTGCCTTTGTGGGTGTATCTGCAATTGCCGCTCACACACCCGCTTGTGCCGGTGCTGGTGGGCATGGCGGGATTGTTGTTGGGGGCGTCGCACAGCATTCTGGTGCTCATGGCGCAGAGCATGTTGCCCAACCGCATGGCGCTGGCGTCGGGGCTGGTGTTGGGCTTCATGTTCAGCGCCGGTTCGGCGGGCGGATATCTGACGGGACGCCTGGCGGACATCATCGGCTTGCATGCGGCGCTGGAATGGCTGGCGCTGGTGGCGCTGGCGGGGGCGGCGTGTGCGTTGTTCATGCCGCGTCGTCGAGAGTTGGAAGCGGCGGCGTTGCAACAGCAACTCGCTCAACCTGTTGCCGGTGAATAA
- a CDS encoding GNAT family N-acetyltransferase gives MLVPGVRVRAATPDDMPVIRAMVRRERLDPTQLHWRHFCVAEDVQTGTCVACGQLRPFWRAQELGSLVVEPSWRGRGVGRAMVRHLAARATKPLFLECGASLVPFYAQCGFKPIAPWRVPFPLNIKFLLSSLVVRLLGGRLAIMALANGSSERE, from the coding sequence ATGCTTGTTCCAGGGGTGCGTGTTCGTGCCGCAACACCAGACGATATGCCCGTGATTCGCGCGATGGTGCGGCGTGAACGGCTGGACCCCACCCAACTGCATTGGCGCCATTTTTGCGTGGCTGAAGATGTGCAAACCGGGACATGCGTTGCGTGTGGGCAGTTGCGCCCCTTCTGGCGTGCGCAAGAACTGGGAAGCCTGGTGGTTGAACCGTCGTGGCGTGGGCGCGGCGTGGGGCGTGCGATGGTGCGCCATTTGGCGGCGCGGGCAACGAAGCCGCTCTTTCTGGAATGCGGCGCTTCGCTCGTGCCGTTTTATGCGCAGTGTGGGTTCAAACCGATTGCGCCGTGGCGGGTACCGTTTCCGCTCAACATAAAATTTCTGCTGTCGTCCCTTGTTGTGCGCCTGCTGGGGGGACGATTGGCGATAATGGCGTTGGCAAATGGTTCGTCGGAGCGTGAATAA